A stretch of Natronococcus sp. CG52 DNA encodes these proteins:
- a CDS encoding cupin domain-containing protein: MYSLIDLDNVDSHELDQEAPTLLPVGLELQPEQMRPSVWQYEEGEENAYHRQNEQEELYVVLEGTVDVTIEREDERDVVTLSKHDFLVVPPESWRQLRAVEESTVLVIGAPNVKDDSILPE; encoded by the coding sequence ATGTACTCGCTGATCGACCTCGACAACGTCGACTCGCACGAACTCGACCAGGAAGCCCCCACGCTGTTGCCGGTCGGACTGGAGCTACAGCCCGAGCAGATGCGACCGAGCGTCTGGCAGTACGAGGAGGGCGAGGAGAACGCCTACCACCGTCAGAACGAGCAGGAGGAGCTGTACGTCGTCCTCGAGGGAACCGTCGACGTCACGATCGAACGCGAGGACGAGCGCGACGTCGTCACGCTCTCGAAACACGACTTTCTCGTCGTTCCGCCGGAGTCCTGGCGCCAACTCAGGGCCGTCGAGGAGAGCACGGTGCTCGTCATTGGCGCTCCGAACGTGAAAGACGACAGCATCCTCCCGGAGTGA